A window of Bradyrhizobium sp. AZCC 1719 genomic DNA:
GAGAACGCGTGCGAGGTGAAGTAGTGCGGATCGTTGCTCGAATTGCGCAGGATCAGCTTGTAGAGCTTGCCGGTTTCGAACTTGAGTTGCTTCGGCGCGAATTCGTGTTTGCCGGGCGAGCCGAGATCGACCGTCACCTCGATCGGCGTCTGTCGCGACAGGTCACCTGCCGCAAGCGCTGCTCCGGACGCGATTCCCAACACAACGGCAGCACCAAGTGCGAAGCGCAACGAGGCCATGGTCGTCTCCCCTTTGAAAATAGCTTGCTGAAACAATGAGTTCTTTCCCTAGTGCAAATGCGAATGATTTGCAATTGGATATCGACCGACTGCCTGCGGCGAATCGCGCAGTCGGCCATTGGCCGATAGGCCGTGTCTTGCCGAAGCAGCAAGGTTACATGCTTTGAACCGGGCTCCGACCCAACAGAAAAGCGAAGGCGCGCCGTTCGCCGTGGCGGCTTTGGGCACTGCCCAGGTTTCGCGCAGATGCTTGCGTCACACCCAACGTGACGCCGATTTAATCTGCGCGCCCTGTCAGCCACTCATCGCGCGGATTGCGAAGGTCAAGTCTTCGACCCATATTTGCTCGACAGCTTCTTCGAATTTGCAGGTAGATTGATGCTCGACGGACTGCGCCAATTCATTGCCGACATCGTTGCCCCCAACGCGGATCCGGACTTCGCGTTCGACGATACTGGGTATCTTCTCGCGGCGACTGCGCTACTGGTCCACGTCGTCTCGCTCGACGGCGAGCCGAGCGCGCTCGAGAAGCGCAAATTGCACAGTTTGATCGAAAGCCGATTCAAGCTTGATCCCGGGACGGCGGATCATTTGATCGCGTCGGCGACGCGGGCCGAAGGCGAGGCGGTCGATCTCTATCGTTTCACCAGCGTCATCATGCGTTCGGTCAACGAGGAGGGCCGGCTTCGCATCATCGAGATGATGTGGGAAGTGGTATACGCGGACGGCCAGGTCAGTGAGTTCGAGGATAACGTCGTCTGGCGCGCGGCTGACCTGCTCGGCATTTCCTCGCGCGACCGGATCGACCTCAAGCGTCGGGTGGCTGAGCGGCAGCCGGTCTCGTCCGCAGGTGCGCCGAAGGCCGAAGACGCAGCAATGTGACAATGAGCGGCGCAGCCACGCGTCATTGCAGATGACGAAACTTTGATGTGCGCCGCAACCGGTTGCGGCAGCGCGCGATAAGCCTGAAAACATAGAGACTTCAGCGCGTGGAGCACACAGGCCGGCATGGGCCATGTTTGGGGGATGGCTTGCGCCACACCGCGCGCCTATGCTCTCGTTCCCGTGCTGGCGGCATAACCCTGATTTGATTTTTAAGAGCATTCAACCGTGACCGAGCGTGTGACGCTGATTACTGGTGCATCGGCGGGCATAGGCACCGAGCTGGCGCGCGTTTTTGCATCGAAGGGTCATCGCGTGGCGCTGGTGGCGCGGCGCGCTGATCGCCTGGAAGCGTTGGCGACGGAAATCAAGGCGGCCGGCGGCACGGCGCCGATCGTCATCCCCTGCGACCTTGCGCAACCCGACTGCGGCGACAGGATTGCCGAGGCCTTGACCGCCTCCGGCGTGGAAGTTGAATACCTCGTCAACAACGCCGGATTTGGCGTGTTTGGCAGAGCAATCCAGCGCGATCGGTCCAACCAGCTCGAGATAATCGCCGTCAACATCCGCGCGCTGACGGACCTGTCACTGCGGTTTTCCGATCACCTGATCCGCAATCGCGGCGGCCTTCTCAACGTCGGCTCGATCGCGGGCTTTCTGCCGGGGCCGGGAATGGCGGTTTATTACGCGTCCAAGGCCTATGTGCTGTCGTTCACCGAAGCCATGCGCGCAGAACTGGCGCCACATGGCGTGCGCGTGACGGTGTTGTGTCCGGGGCCCGTGCCCTCGGAATTTCAGGCACGCGCGGGATTTAGACCCGGCTATGATTCGTCGATCCTCAATATGTCGTCGGCCGATGTCGCGCAGCAGGCCTACAGCGGATTGATGGCGAACAAACGGGCAGTGTTGCCCGGCCTCGGCATCAAGTTTGTGCCGTTCATGCTCCGGCTGTTTCCGCGCTCCTTTATCCTCGGGGCGATCGGTCGCTTCCAGCTCCGCCAGCGCTGAAGAATCCCCGGGTTTTTCCGGTGTTCTTG
This region includes:
- a CDS encoding tellurite resistance TerB family protein, with protein sequence MLDGLRQFIADIVAPNADPDFAFDDTGYLLAATALLVHVVSLDGEPSALEKRKLHSLIESRFKLDPGTADHLIASATRAEGEAVDLYRFTSVIMRSVNEEGRLRIIEMMWEVVYADGQVSEFEDNVVWRAADLLGISSRDRIDLKRRVAERQPVSSAGAPKAEDAAM
- a CDS encoding SDR family NAD(P)-dependent oxidoreductase; this translates as MTERVTLITGASAGIGTELARVFASKGHRVALVARRADRLEALATEIKAAGGTAPIVIPCDLAQPDCGDRIAEALTASGVEVEYLVNNAGFGVFGRAIQRDRSNQLEIIAVNIRALTDLSLRFSDHLIRNRGGLLNVGSIAGFLPGPGMAVYYASKAYVLSFTEAMRAELAPHGVRVTVLCPGPVPSEFQARAGFRPGYDSSILNMSSADVAQQAYSGLMANKRAVLPGLGIKFVPFMLRLFPRSFILGAIGRFQLRQR